In a single window of the Limnochorda sp. L945t genome:
- a CDS encoding alpha-ketoacid dehydrogenase subunit beta, translated as MAVKRMIDAIREALDEELARDESVIVMGEDVGVKGGVFVATKGLIDRYGPERVIDTPLAESGIVGVAIGAAMNGLRPVAEIQFADFIYPAMDQIISEAARIRYRSNGEWQCPLVVRAPYGAGVRGGLYHSQSVESFFAHVPGLKVVIPSNPADAKGLLKAAIRDDDPVVFLEPKRGYRAIQGEVPEGDYVVPIGPARIAREGEHLTAIAYGMMLHLTMQAAERLEREGVSVEVVDLRTLAPLDRATIVESVKKTGRALVVYEDNRTLGMGAEVAAILAEEALFHLDAPVRRVAMPDVPATPYAAVLEDAVLPNVDTIAQAMRELARV; from the coding sequence ATGGCGGTCAAGCGCATGATCGACGCCATCCGCGAAGCGCTGGACGAAGAGCTGGCCCGGGACGAGAGCGTCATCGTCATGGGCGAGGACGTGGGGGTCAAGGGCGGCGTCTTCGTCGCCACCAAAGGCCTGATCGACCGGTACGGCCCCGAGCGGGTGATCGACACCCCGCTGGCGGAGTCGGGCATCGTAGGGGTAGCCATCGGTGCCGCCATGAACGGGCTGCGCCCCGTGGCGGAGATCCAGTTCGCCGATTTCATCTATCCGGCCATGGATCAGATCATCAGCGAGGCGGCCCGCATCCGGTACCGTTCCAACGGGGAGTGGCAGTGCCCGCTGGTGGTGCGGGCCCCGTACGGCGCGGGCGTACGCGGGGGGCTGTACCATTCGCAGTCGGTGGAAAGCTTCTTCGCCCACGTGCCGGGCCTCAAAGTGGTCATCCCCTCCAACCCGGCGGACGCCAAGGGGCTGTTGAAGGCGGCCATCCGGGACGACGACCCGGTCGTCTTCCTCGAACCCAAACGCGGCTATCGGGCCATCCAGGGCGAGGTGCCCGAAGGCGACTACGTGGTCCCGATCGGGCCGGCCCGCATCGCCAGGGAAGGAGAACACCTCACCGCTATCGCGTACGGCATGATGCTCCACCTGACCATGCAGGCCGCCGAACGCCTGGAGCGCGAAGGGGTGTCCGTGGAGGTCGTGGATCTGCGGACGCTCGCGCCCCTCGACCGGGCCACGATCGTGGAGTCGGTGAAGAAGACCGGACGGGCCCTGGTGGTCTACGAAGACAACCGCACTCTGGGGATGGGGGCCGAGGTCGCGGCGATCCTGGCGGAGGAGGCGCTCTTCCATCTCGACGCGCCGGTGCGGAGGGTCGCCATGCCGGACGTCCCGGCCACGCCCTACGCCGCGGTGCTGGAGGACGCCGTCTTGCCCAACGTGGATACGATCGCGCAGGCGATGCGAGAACTGGCGAGGGTTTGA